TTATTCATTCACCGGCCGGGGTGCTTTATTTGCCTAACCCTGACTGGTAAACTCCGGCTGCAACCAAAATTGTCTCAGGTTGATAATTGCTTAGGCATAATGCATTTACAGAACGCATGCGTTCTTCCGGAGAAATTGCAGGATGGATAGAGACGTTATTAAAGCTATAAATTCCCAGCTGCTTTTTCCCTCTCAATGCGATCGGCATATAGTTTTTGGCGTTGATGGAAAATTCATTGCACATTCGCTGATCACTATTATGTCGATTATGAAGCATGCTGGCAGCGGATTTTATCATTTCCACCTGATCTCTTCAGAATTAACGCCAATTGACATTAAAAGGCTCGATACGATATTTTCGGGCTCGTCACATGGTTTAACTTTGCATCATATTAATGATGAACTTTTTAAAGCATTCCCTACCACTGAGCTTTTTACCCGCGCCACCTATTATCGTTTTCTGTCTCCACTTTTAGTGCATGATGCTGAAAAAATTCTCTATCTCGATGCTGATATTGTGTGCCTAAATCCTATAGATGAATTATGGAAAATGGCAATGGAGCAAGAGACTATCGCTTTGGTTGTGGGTGAAATCGAAGCCTTACAACACCAACTGGCTGAAAATGTCGGGCTGCACGGGCATCGCTATTTTAACGCCGGAGTATTACTGATTGACAGACATAAATGGAATCGGGAACAGATTAGCGAACGCGCTTATCATTTGCTTGTTGAAAAGGGAAAATATTTTAAATACCTTGATCAAGATGCATTAAATATTTTGCTTGAAGATCGTGTGAATTTCATTGAGTCTCGTTTCAATACTATCACTATGCTAGCACATGATGACAAAGGCTATAGCCTCGATGTGCCGGAAAATACCTGTTTGCTGCATTATGCGGGTGCTGATAAGCCTTGGCAGGAATGGAATCAACAACATGTTTGCCATTATTATCGCGACCTTCGTGAATTATCGCCATTAGCCAATCTACCTTATGAAATCCCTAGAAATGCTCAGCAAGCTAGAAGAATGTATAAGCTTTATTTTCGTCATCATCATTTAGTCTCAGGAATAATTTGGCGTGTTAAGTATTTTAAAATGAGGTATTTATAAGTGCGAAGTTTAGAATTAAAGAGATTAGTGACGAGCGAAAATATTTATCACTTATGCTTTTTTTTACTCAGCGTAGTGTTAGCCAGCTCGTTAGTGGTTTCCGCTTACCCAAAGAAAATATTCTATATCGTAGGCTATGTGACGTTATTGTTCCTCTTGGTTCAGGGTGTTAAAAAGAACTTTATCTGGGATAAGAGCGCTTTTACCGTTGCGACTCCAATCTTATTACTGGGGCTGGTGAGAGTCATTTGGGCGAAGATGCATGTCGATGCCCATTTTACCGATGTGGTTGATAACTATTTTCAGGGTGGGAAGTTATTTATCATATCTGCTTTTATTAGCTATTTTTTTATAGCATGGCGACATTTTCTCTCCTTCAGAATGTTACGCATCACCATTCTGGTGCTGGTTATCGGACTGCTATTCACGCTTGGAGCCAGTATCCATGAGAACGCTCAGACGCATCGACGTGTAAAGTTGCTAACCGACTCTGCAGGCACGGTTTCTTACCTTATTACGGCATTGGCGCTCACTGCATTATTTGTTGTTAACAAGGTAGTCGTTCGGCGCGCCTACCAGATAGTAATGTTCATCGCTATTTTTATAGTAAACATGCTGTTGATGTTTTATACCGAATCTCGTGCGGCCATATTAGCTTTACCAGTTTTATACTTTTTATGTTTTTATTTAACTCATCGTTGGGCAGGAAAATATGTTCTGGCATTAAGTGTATTATTAATTGCTGGTGGTTTATTCTTCATGCCGAGTTCAGTTATGCACCGCTTAGACAACATTCAGAGTGAGATTGATAGTTATCATCGTAATAATGATACTTCAATTGGCGCGAGATTCTCTATTTGGAAGGGGGGATTTAACAGTATTTCCTGGACTTTCTTAGGTCAGAGTCCAGATGAGAGAACCAATAAGGCTCGGGAATATATCAAAGAGAGTGAGCGCGGGAATCCTGAAGCTTACAAAAATGTAATGTATCACTTACACGATGATTTTCTGGAAACTCTCTCGCTACAAGGTATAGCGGGTGCAGTTACATTGATTCTCTTTTATCTTGGTTTAATAGTTGTAGCATTAGGTTTTAGAGCATTCGATATTACTCTATTGCCCATTTCAATTTTTATATTTGGTCTGACAGATACCGTCTGGATTCAGAGTGGTTCAGTTTTTATTCTGATGGCTGCTACTGTTATTAGCTATTCTCTAATTCAGTTAAAACCTAAAACGTAATATTTATTTCGTTGCATAAATTATAAGGTCGCCATTTGTGGCGACCTGCTTCTTTTGATCGTTTAGGAAACACCACGCAATTTCATTTTGATATATTTCATCTTTAGACTGAATCTGACTTTTCTATCGAGTAAGAAAGAAGCTAAAGGGAAATTATTTAAAGCACACTTGACCATATCTTTATCATGTTCGTCGCTTATCAGCGGATAAAATTTATGAACCAGATTGATCCAGTGGCATGAGAGTAAATTACGATACTTTTCACCTAATACTACATCCATCTGTTGGGTTGCTTTAATCAGCATTGATATTTTGTAGGCATCAAGTGCGCTAGAGAGGCTGTTGCCTCGCTTGAAGTAAAGATAAGGGCCTTGCTTAGATAAAAATATCTTTTGACTGGCTTTCAGAATTGAGGGAAATAAATATGCATCCTCGTAGCAGGTGAAGTCAGGAAAATGGTTATCCTCCAGCAATGACTTTTTTATGAACTGACCAATAAAGTGCGCCTGGATTTCTCGGTGAATCAGAAATTTTTCAATCACCTGGTGCTGACTTAGGGAAATAACTTGTAAACTGTTCCACTGTTGTGGTTTGGGCTTACCTTCATAAATTTCATTAAGTGGCGTTAGTAGAATATCGGGTTGCTCTGCTTTTAAAAAAGTCACAATATCGGAAAAGGCGTGCGTTAAAATCTGGTCGTCGCCATCAAGCATTGTGACGTAGTGGCCGCTACATTTACTGACGCCAAAATTTCTGACCTTGCCAATGTTACGGAACATTACCTCAAAAATTTTCAGCTGGCGAAACTCGGTGGCAAAGGTATGCAGTAACTCGCTGGTATTATCTGAAGACGAGTCATTCACTAATATAATTTCGACCACATCCTCAACGCCAGCACAGGCATTTTTTAAACTGGTTAGCGTCTCGAGAATAAATTTTTCGCTATTATGCGCGGTGACCAGGACGCTGAGAGTGTAAGGTGAATCCATAATTAGTATCTATCCGTTGATATTTCAGGGTTCATTGGTGATGAACAAGTCTATCGCTTTCTGCCCTCAAGTGAATGAAATTATGTTGCACGTCATAAGTGATCATTCTCACAACTTCACGTGTAATTAATCACCGCAACTAAACTTTCCTCTCTCCACGCCGATAATTTTCCCACTGAGTCCGTGCGCTTTGCCCCACGATTTTGGGGCTCTACGATCACCTTCTGGTATGGAAAACTTTCATGATCGCAACGCCCTTGTCAGGCCCGGACGCCGTGCCGGTGGAGATGGTCTCTCTCAAACGTATTGCCCAGCGGGCCGATAGCCTGGCGGTGATCCTCAGTTGGGCACTGTGGCCGATTGCACTTGGCGTTGGCTGGCTCAATGACAGCACAAGGGTGGCGCTGATTGCCGGCTTAGTTCTGGCGCTGCTGGCGACCTTTTTCGGCACCGCGCTACGCGGTACGCTGACCTCGCGCTTGGTGCTCTCCGCGCTGCTCATTGGCTGGGCAGGTTTGTTGATTCAGCTGGGTGGCGGCGAAACCGAATACCACTTCTCTGTGTTTGTGCTGATGTCGGCGCTGCTGGCGTGGCGCGATATGCGGCCGTTATTAATGGGTGCGGCGGCGGCGGCCACCCATCACGTGCTGTTCAATTATCTGCAGGATAATGATCTGTTTGGCGTGATTGTTTTCCACCATCCTGGCTGGGATATGGTGCTGTTCCACGCACTGTTTGTGGTGGCGCAAACCGCCATGTTACTGGTGATTGCGCGCCAGATGGCCGCCGATGCGCGTTCGGCCAGCGAAGTGGCGGAGTTGGCGGCTCAGATCAATCAGCAGGCGGGTTATCTGACGCTGAACGCCGATATGCAGCAGAGTGCAACGCCGTTCGCCCGTACCTTTAGTACCACGCTTGGCACCATGCACGGCACTTTGCATCAGGTCAGCGAGGGCGTGGGACTGCTGCTGGCGGAGTCTGACAGTATTCTTGAACGTAACGCCGCGCTTTCAACGCGCACCGATGAGCAGGCGCAGGCGCTGGAAGTGGCGGCGAGTGCCATGACTGAAATCAGCATCGCCGCCAGCCTGACCCGCGATAAAGCGCTGAGCGCGCGCCAGTTGGCGAGTGAAACCCGCACGGTGGCCACGCGCGGCGAAGAGAATATTCAGTCGGCGATTCACTCGATGGAGAAAATTAGTGAGGAGTCGAGAAGGGTAAAAATCATTCTGGAGCTGATTGACGGCATTGCTTTTCAGACCAACATTCTGTCGCTGAATGCCTCGGTGGAGGCCGCGCGTGCCGGTAATCAGGGACGCGGTTTTGCCGTGGTCGCCAGCGAAGTGCGTAACCTGGCGATGCGCAGTGAGAGCGCTGCGCGTGAGATTCGTCAGCTGATGGATGCCAGCTCGACCAGCACCGAGCACGGCACCGTGCAGGTAGAACATGCGGCGCAAACCATGCGCGAGATTCATAGTAGCATCAGTGGCTTATCGCAGCTGGTAACAGAGTTGTCGGAGATGAGTGAGCAGCAGAACCTGAGCATTGAACAGATTCAGCAGAGCATCAACAGTATTGATCACAGCGTACATCACAACGTGCAGCACGTGGCCGAAACGCTGCAGGTGGCGCAACAGCAGCAGCAGCAGGCGAATGCGCTAAAGCAGGCGATTTCGTTGTTCAGATTGGGGTAAATACCCATATTTTCTGCGTATCGTAGCGGCGCAATTCATTGCGCATTCTGGCGCGCCAAAACCATGCGCAATGAATTGCGCCGCTTGTATCTTGAATGTGTTGCTGGTTAGCTACCAGCAACATGAAACGGAGGCAGCTTTTTGCGCCGCTTAAGACCCGATCTTGCTTCGTAGCTTTAAGCCCTCCGTTTCTCCTTTCACGCCAGCAACTACTCTGAACGGTAACCAGAAGCTCTGACTTCGTATGTACAAGGCTAGATGGCGTGATGGTTTAAGTGAAAGGGAGATATCCGATGTTCTGTCTTGGTATTGATGTAAGCAAACACAAACTCGACCTCTGCCTGTTCCCCGGCAACGGCAAAAAGAAAACGAAATCCATCAAAAATCAGGTCGGCGTAGAACGTGACATCTGCGACTGGCTCCAGAAGCAGAAGTGCCCGCCAGAGCAGGTGATGGTGGTGATGGAAGCGACCAGCGTCTATCACGAAAACGTCGCTTACGGGCTGCACGGGAACACGCCCGTGACGGTCTGTATCGGCAATCCGCAACGGGTCAGGGAGTTTGCCCGCGGAATGGGTATCCTGACCAAAAATGACGCGGTCGACGCCTGGGTGCTGGCCCGTTACGGCGAGCTGAAACAGCCCGATGCCTGGGTTCCGCCGCCACCGGA
The sequence above is drawn from the Pantoea nemavictus genome and encodes:
- a CDS encoding glycosyltransferase family 8 protein; protein product: MDRDVIKAINSQLLFPSQCDRHIVFGVDGKFIAHSLITIMSIMKHAGSGFYHFHLISSELTPIDIKRLDTIFSGSSHGLTLHHINDELFKAFPTTELFTRATYYRFLSPLLVHDAEKILYLDADIVCLNPIDELWKMAMEQETIALVVGEIEALQHQLAENVGLHGHRYFNAGVLLIDRHKWNREQISERAYHLLVEKGKYFKYLDQDALNILLEDRVNFIESRFNTITMLAHDDKGYSLDVPENTCLLHYAGADKPWQEWNQQHVCHYYRDLRELSPLANLPYEIPRNAQQARRMYKLYFRHHHLVSGIIWRVKYFKMRYL
- a CDS encoding O-antigen ligase family protein; translated protein: MTSENIYHLCFFLLSVVLASSLVVSAYPKKIFYIVGYVTLLFLLVQGVKKNFIWDKSAFTVATPILLLGLVRVIWAKMHVDAHFTDVVDNYFQGGKLFIISAFISYFFIAWRHFLSFRMLRITILVLVIGLLFTLGASIHENAQTHRRVKLLTDSAGTVSYLITALALTALFVVNKVVVRRAYQIVMFIAIFIVNMLLMFYTESRAAILALPVLYFLCFYLTHRWAGKYVLALSVLLIAGGLFFMPSSVMHRLDNIQSEIDSYHRNNDTSIGARFSIWKGGFNSISWTFLGQSPDERTNKAREYIKESERGNPEAYKNVMYHLHDDFLETLSLQGIAGAVTLILFYLGLIVVALGFRAFDITLLPISIFIFGLTDTVWIQSGSVFILMAATVISYSLIQLKPKT
- a CDS encoding glycosyltransferase family 2 protein, which gives rise to MDSPYTLSVLVTAHNSEKFILETLTSLKNACAGVEDVVEIILVNDSSSDNTSELLHTFATEFRQLKIFEVMFRNIGKVRNFGVSKCSGHYVTMLDGDDQILTHAFSDIVTFLKAEQPDILLTPLNEIYEGKPKPQQWNSLQVISLSQHQVIEKFLIHREIQAHFIGQFIKKSLLEDNHFPDFTCYEDAYLFPSILKASQKIFLSKQGPYLYFKRGNSLSSALDAYKISMLIKATQQMDVVLGEKYRNLLSCHWINLVHKFYPLISDEHDKDMVKCALNNFPLASFLLDRKVRFSLKMKYIKMKLRGVS
- a CDS encoding methyl-accepting chemotaxis protein, yielding MIATPLSGPDAVPVEMVSLKRIAQRADSLAVILSWALWPIALGVGWLNDSTRVALIAGLVLALLATFFGTALRGTLTSRLVLSALLIGWAGLLIQLGGGETEYHFSVFVLMSALLAWRDMRPLLMGAAAAATHHVLFNYLQDNDLFGVIVFHHPGWDMVLFHALFVVAQTAMLLVIARQMAADARSASEVAELAAQINQQAGYLTLNADMQQSATPFARTFSTTLGTMHGTLHQVSEGVGLLLAESDSILERNAALSTRTDEQAQALEVAASAMTEISIAASLTRDKALSARQLASETRTVATRGEENIQSAIHSMEKISEESRRVKIILELIDGIAFQTNILSLNASVEAARAGNQGRGFAVVASEVRNLAMRSESAAREIRQLMDASSTSTEHGTVQVEHAAQTMREIHSSISGLSQLVTELSEMSEQQNLSIEQIQQSINSIDHSVHHNVQHVAETLQVAQQQQQQANALKQAISLFRLG